TAATGAGATTAAAGAATGGGTTAATAGTTTTATATTAGTGAAATTCAGATACATACCACGCTAAGGGAATGACGCAACCCACTTGTTAGCCGAAGAAGGAAGAAGGTATGCGACTCCCATGTTTTGGATAGAGGCACCAAGGGTGGTGGAAGCGGAGGTGGAGAGGAACAGAGAAGCCATGCAAGGTGCGAGGTGAGATGGGTTTTCTTGCTGCTGGAGGATTTGTTCGATTTTTGACTCCGACGACAAAAAATTGAAAGGAGCGGACTAGGTTTAATAAGACATATGCCATTTTCGATGATGTGGGAAGGTCGGAAGCTCGATTTGATGATTGATGATAGGTGGGGTGGAAGAATTTGTAAGGTCGtttcatttttacaaattggaaAAGGGGTTTCTTTACTGCTGGTTTTTTGTTTCAGTTGTTTTTGtggttgtgtttatttttttaagatttttgatTTGCTTTTCCAATTAAAATACCTTTAAGGCATCAACCCTTATAACCAATCACGTTGTGGTTAGGTGGGATGTAACAACCAACTTTAATAAATGTCtagaagttttttttaaaaaagagagtaaaattatagttattttatataagtaaatttattaattataatttattaaataaaaatgatgttagttaaaatattatttcaataaaatgcttaaatatcacataaaaatattaataatattttattaaatgaaataatctACCATGGGTGAacatatcaattcaataaactattaagttccctaattaaatattctactatgaatttagaatatcataaatttataaattgaatacttaaatttaataactcatgattaattaattatgataattCATACTAATTGATTGAACTTAATAGATTTATAAACTTCATAATTagtcaaatgaaaaaatataaaataaaatatgcataaaagtAATGATAGAAGCACATGATATACAtctaataattttgttataGGTATATAATAGCCACCTCTCTATAACAAGCAAAATCTTGGCAAACAAATGAGGTCGTTGCAGAGAGAGTTGATTGTATAATGTGTTTGACTGAGTTGATGTCACGAGTCAACTCAACATCAACATCAACTTAGTTAAGGAAATTACTAAAAAACTAGTTTTTAATAAAGTACTGGTTATTAATATAATgatgtttttatctttttactATTGGGTTAAATCACTATTTGGAGCCTAAACTTGGAAACAACTTTCACATTGGGGCTTGAACTttctttttgtccaagttagttCATGAACTTGGTAATTGTTCTCATATTGAAGCTTAAATTAGGCACTTGTTCCCATATTGAAGCCTAAACTTGGTAAATATTCCCAAGTTatggcctaaacattagggttTTTGAAGAAAATATCATGGATTAGCTTGGACCCAAAAAAGTTCATGTCTCGATGTAAGAAAATTACCAAGTTCATAGGTTaacttggaaaaaaaagtttaggccTTAATATGAGAGTAGTTGCCAATTTAGgccccaaaaaataatttaacccattactatttttatatgaaatgcttaaacaaaacaactaaatatgagaagtttaaatattaaaccCAAGCCTAAAGAAGAGTTATTTACTTTACCACtctactttatatatataatacttacTTTTTCCCATAACCCTTTTCCAacccttaaatttatatatatctatatatacttatataatgtgtttgattgaattggtgtcaTAAGTTGTCGACATTAACTTGGTTAGATAAATTactaaaaagtaattttaataaagtaatGAACATTAACATAATGGTGTTTTCgtcttaaactatttttatatgaaatgcttaaataaaataattaaaaatgagatgtttaaagattaaatatgAGCCTAAATAAGATTTACTTACTCTACCACTACttgtttttcttaatataatacttatttcTACTTTTAACCCCTCTTCAACGCTTAACCTATGTTTGGATGAAGGTGggaaggagaagaaaagaaaaggaaatttggATAGACTTTATAAGTTAGGTAGGGAAAGTAAAAGAAGTGAGTATCCCTTACTTTCTTCTTCAAGTTGGAAGGCTAAggaaaggaaactaaaataaattttaagataaaaaatgtttttttgttatttcttttataaataattttatgaaaatgttatagttgtaaaaattcattataattaatcatttcctttccttttcattgtttatccaaaaaaaaacaccattaaaatgaCTTAACTTTCATTTCCATCACTAATCTAAACCATCCAAACAAgataatgaataattatttactttctttagctttctattcttttacttttttttaccaCATTTACTAAAGATAATGTTAAATAAGAGAAATAACATGCGTAAGCACGTTGAAATTATGCCCTATTAATTGCTGCAATAATCACTCTACTTATAATTcaattctttgaatttttttataaatataaatataaatataaatttaatattaatcttttctttcatacacatcacaaattataaaatcttagGGTTAATATATATGGAGGTACCTAAAGTTTGTAATTTACACCTATttagtacctaaacttttttttagacTTAACTAGTATCTAAATTTGAAAACCGTAAATCAACCTGATACTTTTTAAGGTATCTGGCTAACGTCGTTAAAATATGTTGATGTGACGCTAATAACCAATAGCATAATGACACGTGATAACCTCACATTTTGACATGtggcaaagaaataaaaaaaaaatatatataattttttaaattttcacgtGTTACCATGCTATTGATTGTCAATGCTACATAAACATCATATCAGTTTTTTTAAAGATGTGAGACATATGCCTAAAGAAAATACTAATTTGACTtatgaatttcaagtttaaatactagttaaattaaagaaaaaaaagttgtaaaatacAAGTAGATGTGTATATAGTATCCTAAAATGGGGGTGTATCTATTTTCTAACAAGTTAGGTTATATGAACGTAAGATgattaaaatcccaaaattccGCAGCTCACTACAAAAGTTGAAGGTGTATACATTCTCGAGGAAAATGGTTTTGTATTATGAGCAATACATACATATCCCAAAATTCCAAACTTGGTgaaatttcaactttttctcattttctaaaacaacataAAGGAGTAAACTTGATACTAACCTTAGGTAGAGGAGGAACATCCGTAGCCTTAAACCCATGATCCATATCATTCGGAACAATCACTCCATCAAACCCAGAAATCAAAGGACATTCCCAAGtcaaaaaatcaagaaaccCATCATCTTCACTCCAACAGGAAGCTTTATCGTTACCCAAATCCTCGATCCCAAGAAAACTCAGCAACTCACTCACCGAAGGGCACCCGGTGAAGACTTCTACAGGCCTCCTATTATGCAACGAACACCTGTGGCGTTCCCAATCACAATTCGAGCAAAACACAGACTGCTCCGTTTCGCAAAAGAGGGAAGCAGGTGATTCGTCACAGGCGTCACACAACTGTGACCGAGAGTGCTTAGTAAACAGTTGGTTAGCTGAGTGAACTTCCCTATCGCATGAAAAACAGAGCTTGGCGGAATCAGCTCTGCAATATAACAGAGCTGTGGACTGGTTACAGTAGTCACAGAGTCTCCTCTGTATCTGGGTATGACTCTCATCACTCATGTTGTAGAATTGACGTGTTGGGGATGGGAAAATTTTATGGAGTAAAAGGAATGGAGCTTAAAGTAGGGTGAAACTAAGAAATGAGAGACAGTAATTGAAGCAGGATAAGCTTATCGTTTTATAATGCTTGCTTCCTGATTAATTAAATCGAAATTGCTTCAAAATTGACTACTACAATGCGCAGGTGATTAAAACGTGGTCCAacaatttttaagtaatttttaaaatttaattcatttttggtgacaaaataaattattaaaattgttgaatCAATTGATTCGTCTTTGCtgattcaaaattgttttgaagGGTAAATTtcattagattttattttgggtttcaaTACCacttttattcataaattagcAATGCGATGaaattcaatttgattaaattaccTTTGAGATTTTGAACACCAAttgtatttaaaatgtttttatttgttttaccATCACATTTTTTGTTTAATACAATAATGAAAGTAGGAGTGTTTCGCTCAAAACAAATATGCTATGAgatattttgtattatataaaTCTTATAGTGATTATTTATTTGTCTCATATTTAACttatcttttcatatttcattataacTTGACAAATTGCTGGAAGGTTTGATAGActatgaaatattaattaaaactatttttaaagtttagaagtataattataattaataaatacaataaaactCAGtctttacaatatatatatatatatatatatatatatataattaggtTGCTAATTGAAATATccgaaataaaaataaaaagaaatcacatatcacattaattaaaactatttaCGGCTCATGTGACTCATGCTCAATACTCGGGTCTAGATACAACATCAAAATTAATAGAGAGCAACATTTCTGCATATACACGACACCGCTCGTGcttcattttacttttacatattcaaatatttaataactattcCTTCGTATAATATCTTAACATTTAAGTGGATTTTGTTgtaattctttttaaagaatAGATATTTTTGCTATGACAAGTTGAGAATTAGGAAGTGCATGCTCCCAGATTAAAGAATAACACACCCGCACGAATTCAGCTTTTGCACATCCTCCTTTCTCTTTTCTGCAATGCACccaaaacaaaaggaaaaatgtaaCAAGTTTTGATCATTTGGCCATCCTTCGATAAACAGATCAGATCATAAGCCAACGAAAATGCACATAAAAAGAATCGTGAGCTAACCAAAAGCATGAAAAATGTTAGGGATTAGGGGTTTGTAAGCTCtatcatttgtttttcttcttttatacgACTTTTCCCCTTTTGAAGGCACAAGAAGAAGTTAGTATAACTAATTTATGCAGTTGGTAGAATCCAAACCAACTAGAAAGGTTAAACTCAAATATGAGATTCAACTGTCAAATCTATTCATCTCTAAAAGAAACTTATGCAGTAAGATCAGTGTCAAGTAGTAAGTTAAAAACATAACCTACAAAGACAAGTGTTTGtgtatatatctatattatatattaagtcCCTAATTGATTTACTATCACAAGTTAATCGAGTACCAattcaattgaataatgatagacgtagtaaaaaaacaaaattaagttatatatttttatgagagtCGAAATACAATTTCAATGTTACATTCGCTTATATTTTTACGGTTTTCAAGCAGGGAGAGCCCTGCCTACCCCTCCTTTTGCCTGggtaatgactaaaataccccaGCATGTTGCAAGAAAAAGGTGGGGTTGGGGAGGGTTGTAAACAAAGTTACATGACATGAATTCATCAAGGATTTAAATGCATCTCTTGTATAAGAGGAATAAAATAAAGGCATCTTAATTCTAAGCAAACTcaaataccaaaaaaatttcaagaaagaGAGCTGGACAaacctgttttcttttttgttgtagCTAGCTGCACTACCACATGCATTATAATGAAACCGATAGGAAGTTCATCAAATGTTATCCTGAAATCAGCGAGTGTTTTGTTGTTTTCCAGAACTTTACCAGCATGTATAAGTTTCAGATCATTTATTGACTTTGGTGTGACTGTTTTCTCTGAAATTACATGAAGGCTCCATTAACTCAAACTCAGGTAGTTGTTGCTGGGGAGGAGCATAATCCAAGACATAAAAATTCCAATTCCATCATTATAAATTCTCATAAACATGACACATGCATACATGAGTTCATATATAATGGCCAACATTAGTCATTTTCTTCAAGCTGAATGGTATCATCAAAATGAAGAATTGTGGTTGATTTTGTTTAGATGCATAAACATTGTggataaattaatttcattcaaaattagCATAGAGGAATAACAAACTTTTAAATATACCATGCAGGTTATGATCATTACTGGATTGATTCTTATCAATGAAAAGTTAACAACAgacaacataaaaaataaactcaaagaaGAGACCTAAaatactgattttttttttgggtacaaTCAAAGTTTACATTACAATCTAAGAGGAATGTGATGTTAACATCAAAATTCGAAGCCTGAACCTTGAGCTAGCAACATGGAACTTTTAACATTGTGGCTAAATCAATGTCATTCAAATGAGTATATATGGACAATCAACTTTTAAACATACCATGCAGACAATGATCATAGAATTGATTCTTATCAATGATAAGATTAGGAATAGACAATATAGAaacttaaatactaaattttttgGTACAATCAAAACTTCTATTATAATTTAGAGAGAAGAATATTAACATCAGGACTTGAATCTTGAACGTTGAGGTGCTTTTAAGCATTTgcttaaaatattgaattgttACTTATAAACTTAATAAAGACAATCAAACCGAGCACTTAAGATGGGACTCCCATAATAGAGTTCAACAAAGAGTAAGTTAAGAGGAGGAaacattaaaagataaatagatTAATAACCTCGAGGCCACTCAGCAACAATCTTTTGCTTAAGATTCGCAACAGTCATAGATGATGTGTAAGTATTGTGTGCTATATCTGTCCCATCATAAATGCGAAATTTAAGCTCAATAAGCTCCTCATCATTAGCCATTGTAGTCTTTTTTCTCGGTTTCTCCACTTTCAAGTCGAATGCTATAACAGACGAACAATCTTAGTCTCAGAACACAGTCTCCCCTCACTCACCTGAAGAAAGAACAATAATTCCATGTATCTAAAACTCAAACCTAAAACATTCACATTGCAGAAAAATTATACTCTCAATCTTGAGTAATCAATTCAATTGTCAATCCTAGATATATTAGGctcacaaattattaataatatattctaCAATATCAACTAGAAAGCATAAAATGCAGAACTtgttattatcttttttttactaTTGTTTTTCATACTCATTGAGAGAAACACCTACTCTACTTCAAATTACATTATATCAAACTAACCTCAGTGAATcttttgagaaatttttttggtaaaagtgTATGCAAATCAACTGCTAGAGAACCTCGCCAATAGAGTGAGCACTTCATAGGATCTAACTGATAACTGAATAAGGTTCCTTGTTACTAGCTCACAACCAATGTTCCTTTAACAAGATGCAGAACTCAAATTCAAGAACAAAAAACaatcataattaataataatataacaataaGATATCAGTATTAAGCTATATTCTGATCggagaagaaaattgaaatcaaacaacaatatttctataaatatcaaaacaGTACAGaaaaaatctgaaaagaaaTGTAACTAAAAACCTAATGGAGATGAATTCGATAAGATTTCTGGTTTTCgcttcctctttttctttctttttcctttttctgttTCATCGATCCATGAAATGAATTAACAAAATCATACTACACATtgtctctttttttctctctctctctaattcTTTTCGACTTCTTTTCTCGCTCACCAACTAAATTACTAAACAAATCAAAGGAAATGTCAGGAAACAGTAAAAGATCATACATGcacaaaaaattgaaagagaaaataCCTAACCAATAAGCCATTGATGGAAGGTCAGTGTGTATTGTGTGCGTatgtgagagagagagagagagagagagagagagagagagcaaaAGCCTTTGTCTATCGACTACGTAGGTGTTtgatccaaaaagaaaaaaaaaactattttctttctttgctttttatttaaaaaaaaaaaagaaaattccgAAGATGTCTGTGATAAGatgttaaaaaatcaaaatagataaaaatggTGGATCCAAACTAGAGCCAAATTTATACTAGTAACTCTACAATTTTACAGGCTTAGTTACCCTAAGGATGACAATAGAATAAAGATATTGAAACTCACATTATTTGCTTACCATGTCAAACATAGggtttttcaaaatgaaaaaaataaccTTACCCTTTACATGGTGCTGCATAATTGGTTTCTCCTATAATTAAAGGTCGTTACCAACTGATAGAGAAAATGAAGGTCGTCGTTATTGTTAGTTATTTCCCTAAAATCTTTcaactactttttcttttctttttcttttgtctagttaaaaataaaaatagttgaacaaaaataaatcattgtaagtatatatatatttttttcaaatgaaaaaaaagcaaatttttttttaaaaaagaagttaaatataatattgtcATTATTGATCTCTAGAGAAATCAACactaaaacaacaaacaaataattagAATGCATACTAATGTACGGTGTCTACAAGTATGacaggtcagttgtaatataattgtacAACGAGATACGGAGTACTCTGAGAATCAAACCCAAGAGAGTCGGCAATTGAACAAATTCTAGCTACAAGCATGTAAAATAAAGAGTCTAACTAACTAATTGCTAAACACTATAGTGTGACAAACCATAAAATCAAGAGTAATTATACTAATTTACCAACTAATTAACGCAAGGACTAAAATTGTAAACTATGCaaagttactaaattaaccaaTGAATAACAAATTGTGGTTGATTGATTTCGATGTGGTTCACTAATCTTCgaattagggatctaaattACTTAAACTCTTAAAGTGGTTCCGTTTTACCTCTCAGTCTCAACTTTACCAAATCAAACAAATTAGTCTGGTTTATCTTTCGATCTCACCGGTTAACCTAGGACTAATGAATTGATGCTCAATAAGATTACCTCTCAGTCTCACTTTCCTAAATATTCCCTAAGGGTGTCGATCttaagtttttaggtttattcaatttagtccaatttattacAACTTAGTCCCCCATCCAAATATTAGCTTACCCACATCTCCAGTAACCAACCCCTTTAGAGTTTAGTTATCCATACTAAAAACTAAGCTAATAAacatgaaagaaaaggaaatgtcAACCATTAAcataaagtttaagaaaaatataaagtttgGATTTTTAATCTAGAAAGCttaaaagtaaagtaaatatgAGCATTCAAGAGTAAAATGGAAAACAAGAAAtataaaaggtaaatttttaacaattgaaactaaaggaaactaaaatacatTAAGCTAAAGGCTAAAATGTCATTACAAGCAAAGGAAATGGactaaaaatgcaaataaaccCTAGCTACAGTGATAACTAACTTTGCTAACTTAAAGAGCAAcaagaataagaagaaaaattgtacaaaaataaactCTATAGTTAAGgaatatgaaaaataagaaaccctaaaaatgaagaagaaaacctaAGAGAAACTAAGCTAAACCTAAGCTTACAAGTTGTGTCCCTTTCTCCTTAGTCAAAATTGGTTGTTTTTAGCAGCAAAATTTGACCCATTTattgaccaaaatgcccttgaacGAGCCTTATTTGATTGGTGTTTTGGTTGGACAAAGATTACCCTTGATGTCATTTTTTGTCCCCTTCACGATATAGATATCGCGATACTCAGGGTAAGATATTGCAACGTTgttgacaattttaaaataggGTGCTCCTTGGCAAGTGGGTATCGATACTCAGGGTAGGATATTGCGACATTGTTGATAATCTTAAAATAGGGTGCTCCTTGGCAGGTGGGTATCGCAATACCCAAAGAGGATATTGCGATACCATTGTAGGTGGTTTTCATCTCGGGCCTGTTGGAGGTATCGTGATTCCCATGCTTTGATGTCATAATACCCCTTTATTTAGTGATGTTTTCGCGCAATTTTGGGTCACCGTCGAGTACCTACAACACTCAATTAGACATTAGGGCCCCCAATGACACAATTGGCCAATTTGGGtatcaaaataagtaaaaaagtgacatttacacttatttaattgcaaaaactaaaattaagctaaactaataaaaagacccttaaattgcttaaaaacAAGGTCGTTAAGTGACACGaggagcctaatttgacatatcaaatttcaatagattaattatatgttacttttatttaataaaggcttttagtcatttaatatattttatatattgcatTATATGGCACTTAGAATCTATATATCTATGtagggtgagcaaaattcaatcaaaaataaaaaaatgaattttgagttaatcgaatcgaaGTTATTTAAGTcaacttgaataattaattcaagttttgagtttgagtctagttgaattttacaattaaaataactcgaataattgaataatgattggtgtaaataccttTTGGCCCTgttaatcttcaaaatttgaaaaatagcaaattggtttcttttaacaaaattacaaaaaattaaaaattaaaaattaaaatatttataaaaattctaaaaaatgtataaagaaagttaaaaattaaaattttctaaaataataattttgggacctaaataagttaattaattattcaagtttgtcataataaagata
The Gossypium raimondii isolate GPD5lz chromosome 8, ASM2569854v1, whole genome shotgun sequence DNA segment above includes these coding regions:
- the LOC105793636 gene encoding membrane-anchored ubiquitin-fold protein 6 — its product is MANDEELIELKFRIYDGTDIAHNTYTSSMTVANLKQKIVAEWPREKTVTPKSINDLKLIHAGKVLENNKTLADFRITFDELPIGFIIMHVVVQLATTKKKTEKRKEDVQKLNSCGCVIL